In Vanrija pseudolonga chromosome 4, complete sequence, a single window of DNA contains:
- the fex-1 gene encoding Fluoride export protein 1 — protein sequence MSPRRPSDDDEPAHANGNGRAHGPVDAERRGHADPLPTSPPIAPVASSPDAAPPAEQATPLRTLAHYSGLVLASMIGTLFRLGLEALGTYDGAVVFPLAWVQGVGCGIMGLALARKNQISWLYPPLYTFLTTGIAGSVTTFSSWMLEAYEAFANTEHYNRKGLHDTVNGLAYTFVTVMVSTAGLRLGKYVSSLLPRLPRPRRREDAVRMAKVDGAHDTASPSHAQGTRLLDLLTFVSAVVSYGAALALYFAAPRRWRHRATFAILLAPPGTMLRYALSKINARAPFLDRFPLGTFIANMVGTILIAGTYAAERRPGPASNALACTALGAIHDGFCGCLTTVSTFVVEMGSIRSERWRWAYVFGSIILGQVLVMAVAGGVGWGVGYGPACRPEA from the exons ATGTCCCCCCGCCGGCCgtcagacgacgacgagccggcgcacGCGAATGGTAACGGCCGGGCGCACGggcccgtcgacgccgagcggcgcggccacgCAGACCCGCTTcccacgtcgccgcccaTAGCGCCcgtggcctcgtcgcccgacgccgcgccgccagcagaGCAGGCCACCCCGctccgcacgctcgcgcacTACTccggcctcgtgctcgccagTATGATTGGCACGCTgttccgcctcggcctggagGCGCTCGGTACCT acgacggcgcagttGTCTTCCCCCTCGCTTGGGTCCAGGGTGTCGGATGCGGCATCATgggcctcgcgctggcgcgcaaGAATCAGATCTCTTGGCT ATATCCCCCGCTCTACACCTTCCTCACGACAG GCATCGCTGGCTCGGTCACCACCTTCTCATCATGGATGCTCGAGGCTTACGAGGCGTTTGCGAACACCGAGCACTATAACCGCAAGGGCCTTCACGAT ACGGTCAATGGCCTCGCCTACACCTTCGTCACAGTCATGGTCTCGACCGCGGGTCTGCGGCTAGGCAAGTACGTCTCGTCGCTCTTACCCCGACTaccacgtcctcggcgccgagaggACGCTGTTCGCATGGCCAAGGTTGATGGTGCCCACGACACGGCTTCCCCTTCCCACGCCCAAGGCACACGTCTGCTCGACCTCTTGACCTTCGTGTCCGCCGTGGTGAGCtacggcgccgcgctcgcactTTACTttgcagcgcctcgccggTGGCGCCACCGCGCGACGTTTgccatcctcctcgcgccgcctggtACGATGCTGCGGTACGCGCTGTCAAAGATCAACGCGCGGGCGCCCTTCCTCGACCGCTTCCCGCTTGGCACGTTCATCGCCAACATGGTTGGCACAATCCTCATCGCGGGGACATACGCCGCTGAGCGCCGGCCCGGGCCCGCATCCAACGCCCTCGCGTGTACTGCGCTCGGGGCGATCCACGACGGGTTCTGCGGCTGCCTCACCACTGTGTCGACGTTCGTAGTCGAGATGGGGTCGATACGCTCCGAGCGCTGGCGGTGGGCGTACGTCTTTGGGTCGATCATCCTGGGCCAGGTGTTAGTGATGGCCGTGGCGGGCGGTGTCGGCTGGGGCGTGGGGTACGGCCCCGCGTGCCGCCCCGAGGCGTAG
- the PRODH gene encoding Proline dehydrogenase 1, mitochondrial: MMRPHTSSRLASLARRSLVSAATSPAAAAGAHAAPAAPRAAPRRWGYALAGGLVLAGSAYALRPARLDAEEQSRPGIRGVPTGSLVRSYLVYALCGIPALIDASPTILHALTHSPVPGLKAATEAVVRRTFFAQFVAGEDAPECISVINQMQANGVGGVLNYSAEAELGDGKAAAHREAEAHNLAEVNAAIDALGEFERHLAATGGHPGSSSFAVKVSGLVDPTVLERASTTLVRTRPLTSKLPDATLSDAVPFPGVPQVSDALVMEPSGKAIPVAEGAAQPLGLLSSDQGVSEADLVVLKDLWNKLYDMSVRARDNGVKLMIDAEHAETQPALDALSLLLSREFNRPVPGEEFKGPIIFGTYQSYLRRAPALLASQIADAEQNGYALGIKLVRGAYYLAERKKWKDEHRSGPDPIWPDKKATDKAYDSSLSLIASTLARQLSSSHPELALSVVFATHNAESVKLAIDALESNGLAQPVPVPEGAVGAPHLHLRPDVRGKVFVAQLYGMRDDLTDRVAQTFDSGAMPVALKYIAYGKLDEVIPFLGRRAIENKSVMSGEGGAGAERARVSAELWRRFTGGN, from the exons ATGATGAGGCCACACACTTcctctcgcctcgcctcgctcgcccgccgctccctcgtgtccgccgcgacctcgccagccgcggcagcaggagcgcacgctgcccccgcggccccgcgcgcggcgccacgccgctgGGGCTacgcgctcgctggcggcCTGGTACTCGCTGGCTCGGCTTATGCCttgcgcccggcgcgcctcgacgccgaggagcagagCCGCCCAGGCAtccgcggcgtgccgaccggctcgctcgtgcgCTCGTACCTCGTCTACGCGCTCTGCGGCATCCCCGCCCTCATCGACGCCTCACCCACTATCCTCCACGCCCTCACCCACAGCCCCGTGCCCggcctcaaggccgccaccgaggccgtcgtccgCCGCACCTTCTTCGCGCAGTTCGTCGCGGGCGAAGACGCACCAGAGTGCATCAGCGTCATCAACCAGATGCAGGccaacggcgtcggcggcgtcctcaACTActcggccgaggccgagctcggcgacggcaaggccgccgcccaccgcgaggccgaggcgcacaacctcgccgaggtgAACGCTGCCATTGATGCACTTGGCGAGTTTGAGCGCCACCTGGCTGCGACGGGAGGCCACcctggctcgtcgagcttTGCTGTCAAAGTT TCCGGTTTGGTCGACCCTACTGTGCTTGAGCGCGCGTCGACTACTCTTGTTCGCACTCGCCCTCTCACGTCCAAGCTtcccgacgcgacgctgtccgacgccgtgccgttTCCTGGCGTGCCTCAGGTGTccgacgccctcgtcatGGAGCCGAGCGGCAAGGCcatccccgtcgccgagggcgccgcgcagccgctcggcctcctgtCGTCCGACCAGGGCGtgtccgaggccgacctcgtcgtgctcaaGGACCTCTGGAACAAGCTGTACGACATGAgcgtccgcgcgcgcgacaacggcgtcaagctcatgattgacgccgagcacgccgagacccagccggcgctcgacgccctctccctcctcctctcgcgcGAGTTCAACCGCCCCGTCCCCGGAGAGGAGTTCAAGGGCCCCATCATCTTCGGCACGTACCAGTCGtacctccgccgcgcgcccgccctgctcgcctcgcagatcgccgacgccgagcagaaCGGCTACGCGCTGGGCATCAAGCTCGTCCGTGGCGCCTACTACCTTGCCGAGCGCAAGAAGTGGAAGGACGAGCACCGCTCTGGCCCTGACCCGATCTGGCCTGACAAGAAGGCGACCGACAAGGCGTAcgactcgtcgctctccctcatcgcctcgacgctcgcgcgccagctTTCCTCTTcccaccccgagctcgccctgTCTGTTGTGTTCGCCACGCACAACGCCGAGAGCGTCAAGCTTGCCATTGACGCCCTCGAGTCCAACGGCCTCGCCCAGCCCGTCCCTGTGCCGGAGGGAGCCGTCGGAGcgccccacctccacctccgcCCCGACGTCCGCGGCAAGGTGTTCGTCGCGCAGCTGTACGGCATGCGCGACGACCTGACGGACCGTGTGGCGCAGACGTTTGACTCTGGCGCCATGCCCGTCGCGCTCAAGTACATTGCGTacggcaagctcgacgaggtgatTCCGTTCCTCGGCCGCAGGGCGATTGAGAACAAGAGCGTCATGAgcggcgagggtggtgccggtgccgaACGCGCCAGGGTGTCTGCCGAGCTGTGGCGTCGCTTCACCGGCGGCAACTGA
- the RPB3 gene encoding DNA-directed RNA polymerase II subunit RPB3 — protein sequence MNGYGAANGANGPSNAVDASVAAVPIPAGPTNQPKVLVRALQKDETTFHLSGVDLAFANSLRRTMMADVPTIAIDQVSFYQNTSPIPDEMLAHRLGMVPLVSRDVIKGLRYTRDCDCDEGCYYCMVTLRLKVSAANRDYGQHMSVTSDMLEIIPSPRTPGSNPYGGDPDIGPEEDLIIRNRHPDLGQPVGKGDPTVMPVLLARIGRGQEIEVVCKAYKGIAKHHAKWSPLSAVAFEYDPYNKLRHTTYWFETDEQGEWPLSKNAEFEAPPDPAAPFDFTAVPSTFYFSADGVGALPVKDVFDQACDIIIENLAEIVLAVQRETGAEEDADEEEAGGGIVEPGYGGGPNGQYDGYGGGGGYDGYGGGGGGGGGGGWGQPQQQQQGGQPSWAASPLRR from the exons ATGAACGGCTACGGCGCAGCCAACGGCGCAAACGGGCCCAGCAacgcggtcgacgcgagcgtcgcggccgtgccCATCCCCGCCGGGCCGACCAACCAGCCCAAGGTGCTCGTCCGCGCGCTGCAGAAGGACGAGACGACGTTTCATTtgagcggcgtcgacctcgcgttTGCCAACAGCCTGCGGCGGACGATGATGGCGGATGTGCCGACTATCG CCATCGACCAGGTGTCCTTCTACCAGAACACGTCGCCCATCCCAGACGAAATGCTCGCCCATCGCCTGGGCATGGTCCCGCTCGTGTCGCGCGACGTGATCAAGGGGTTGAGGTATACGAGG GACTGCGACTGCGACGAAGGGTGCTACTACTGCATGGTGACGCTGCGGCTCAAGGTGTCGGCTGCGAACAGGGATTACGGGCAGCACATGAGCGTTACGAGTGATATGCTGGAGATTATCCCCAGTCCTAGGACG CCCGGCTCCAACCCGTATGGCGGCGACCCCGACATCGGCCCCGAAGAGGACCTGATCATCCGCAACCGGCACCCGGACCTCGGCCAGCCGGTGGGCAAGGGCGATCCCACCGTGAtgccggtgctgctggcgcgcaTCGGGCGCGGGCAGGAGATCGAGGTGGTCTGCAAGGCGTACAAGGGCATCGCGAAGCACCATGCCAAGTGGAGTCCGCtgagcgccgtcgcgttcgAGTACGACCCGTACAACAAGCTGCGGCACACGACGTACTGGTtcgagacggacgagcaGGGCGAGTGGCCGCTGAGCAAGAACGCAGAGTTCGAGGCCCCGCCCGATCCTGCCGCGCCGTTCGACTTCACGGCGGTCCCGAGCACGTTCTACTTCtcggccgacggcgtcggcgcgctgcccgTCAAGGACGTGTTTGACCAGGCGTGCGACATCATCATCGAGAACCTCGCTGAGATTGTGCTTGCCGTCCAGCGCGAGACGGGCGCGGAAgaggacgcggacgaggaggaagccggTGGTGGTATCGTCGAGCCGggctacggcggcggacCTAATGGCCAGTATGATGGCtatggtggtggtggtggctatGATGGCTACGGTGggggcggaggtggcggtggcggtggagggTGGGgacagccccagcagcagcagcagggcggccAGCCATCTTGGGCCGCGAGCCCACTGAGGCGTTAG
- the Kif23 gene encoding Kinesin-like protein KIF23: MLTTLRPAAAARSARSLCTTAARASQSFYTRDPIPPPVQYDPSYNANREAAHAWFDKEGYRAEGRIEWPVQWGDSDMFQHTNNVAYVRYLESARVRFALTLAPELGQETADNWMYGRGMGWILKEQTIRYRLPVTYPDSLIWAPKITALNQAKGSFTLSHAAWSVKHNAVAVTADSYAVMYDFDNLKKGVMSDHIREVLEKGAAPASPATALPTRTPSSFLSKGKEGLRKVSDKLKEKQEKDREAKAKAAAAAAAASTAAADTYTESLQAFLRIRPPPADTDPSTHQQPYLEPQGDKEVLMRAPPDPARPHLPKPNQVYSFDRVFKPETAQAEFFQETTLPLVDKLLRGENGLMFSYGVSNSGKTYTIQGGDENGLKDRGTLPRAMDVVFNSIKGIESNVNLKCQGLADVVLTDEDDGYNLSNMVTGIEPRIEDSVKVDRNFSYAVFVSYAEVYNEKIFDLLDSVLPSSRPTVARTVSSMRFSNYGLSGAIGSSMSLAAMANGGGGVLKRRALVLKNDPEGSGKYIAGLHEIRVRTRDEALAVFRTGQRARQVFGTMANRESSRSHGIFTLKVVRIHNGAPEDPDSAQVSRLSIVDLAGSERTRNTHNTGDRLKEAGNINKSLMVLGQCLEVLRANQQKVAAPAPPGLKKKLAVVPFRHSKLTEIFQNFFVGDGRAVMVVHVNPYDTGFDENSHVMRFSAVAREIQTTANLTKTTTSLKRQISTQFNAVKHAFGGGQKIKVVVPVMRPPSTTPYARQSTMPPPPVPPKAASRSVRPPTPAQPEPEPEVEEFVEEEIEVVEEDAEEEEDDDEKDALVDYLFEQLADLKTQLYESEMRNATLEVEIREEVSHEVQETIQRMQAEFQRRIQLQAISGEEKADMKLDILQRTMGHVQSDVDTSFDQSFASADETLDSDSGDTTRLSDPFAMEAPRGESDDESELEIDESLVMSEAADEDEDPLAESVAHNSVVHVDEVDPVVHVGEVDSVVPSAAQSDVEDVDDEEEDDEEDDDTEGEDDSEELEEDDESEELEEDSEDDSEEEEEEEEEMGDSSFAASSVSSAPSSPQPARRRATQSPSKKLATPRKSAAPRLSKFTPASTPLGESLRQLRLGEDDDEDDVAPLVKSVKKKRTLGKRVATEDEIEAAAERNLGGAEVRRMVRN, encoded by the exons atgctCACGACACTACGacccgctgctgcggcgcgcagcgcccgCTCCCTGTGCACTACTGCCGCCCGCGCGAGCCAGTCGTTCTACACCCGCGACCCGATCCCCCCGCCCGTGCAGTACGACCCGTCGTACAACGCCAACCGCGAGGCTGCGCACGCGTGGTTCGACAAGGAGGGAtaccgcgccgaggggcgcATCGAGTGGCCTGTGCAGTGGGGCGACTCGGACATGTTCCA ACACACCAACAACGTCGCGTACGTGCGCTACCTCGAGTCCGCGCGCGTGCGGTTCGCACTCACGCTCGCCCCCGAGCTGGGGCAGGAGACGGCCGACAACTGGATG tACGGCCGCGGGATGGGCTGGATCCTCAAGGAGCAGACTATCCGATACCGCCTGCCCGTGACGTATCCTGATTCT CTCATCTGGGCGCCCAAGATCACCGCGCTCAACCAGGCCAAGGGGAGCTTCACCCTCTCCCATGCGGCGTGGAGCGTCAAGCACAACGCTGTGGCTGTGACGGCTGAcag CTACGCCGTCATGTACGACTTTGATAACCTCAAGAAAGGAGTCATGAGCGACCATATCCGTGAGGTGCTCGAGAAG GGCGCCGCCCCAGCGTCCCCCGCCACCGCTTTGCCGAcccgcacgccgtcgtcgttcctctccaagggcaaggaaGGCCTGCGCAAGGTGTcggacaagctcaaggagaagcAGGAGAAGGATCGCGAG gccaaggccaaggccgccgccgctgccgccgccgctagCACCGCCGCAGCAGACACGTACACCGAGTCGCTGCAGGCCTTCCTGCGTatccgcccgccgccggccgacacGGACCCGTCGACCCACCAGCAGCCGTACCTCGAGCCGCAGGGCGACAAGGAGGTGCtgatgcgcgcgccgcccgacccgGCGCGCCCGCACCTCCCCAAGCCGAACCAGGTCTACTCCTTTGACAGGGTGTTCAAGCCCGAgacggcgcaggccgagTTCTTCCAAGAGACGACGCTCCCGCTCGTTGACAAGCTTCTGCGGGGCGAGAACGGCCTCATGTTCTCCTATGGCGTTAGCAACTCTGGCAAGAC TTACACGAtccagggcggcgacgagaaTGGGTTAAAGGACCGCGGGACCCTGCCGCGCGCCATGGACGTTGTGTTCAACTCCATCAAGGGGATCGAGAGCAATGTTAAC CTCAAGTGCCAGGGCTtggccgacgtcgtcctcaccgacgaggacgacgggtACAACCTCTCGAACATGGTTACTGGCATCGAGCCCCGTATCGAGGACAGTGTCAAGGTCGACCGCAACTTCTCGTACGCTGTCTTCGTTTCGTACGCCGAGGTCTACAACGAGAAG ATCTTTGACCTCCTCGACTCGGTTctcccgtcgtcgcgccccaCTGTGGCCCGTACGGTTAGCTCCATGCGTTTCAGCAACTATGGGCTCTCCGGTGCCATCGGTTCGTCAATGAGcctcgccgccatggccaacggcggcggcggtgtcctCAAGCGCCGTGCCCTCGTTCTCAAGAACGACCCCGAGGGTAGTGGCAAGTACATCGCTGGCCTGCACGAAATCCGCGTCCGTACCCGTGACGAGGCTCTGGCCGTCTTCCGCACTGGGCAGAGGGCTCGCCAGGTGTTCGGCACCATGGCCAACCGCGAGTCGAGCCGCAGCCACGGCATCTTCACCCTCAAGGTTGTCCGTATCCACAACGGTGCTCCCGAGGACCCGGACTCGGCCCAGGTCTCGAGGCTGTCCATTGTTGACCTCGCGGGTTCGGAGCGCACCAGAAACACGCACAACACTGGCGACCGTCTCAAGGAGGCCGGTAACATCAACAAGTCGCTCATGGTCCTCGGCCAGTGTCTCGAGGTTCTGCGCGCCAACCAGCAGAAGGTGGCAGCCCCTGCCCCACCGGGCctcaagaagaagctcgCTGTGGTGCCATTCCGCCACTCCAAGCTCACTGAGATTTTCCAAAACTTCTTTGTCGGTGACGGACGCGCGGTCATGGTCGTGCACGTCAACCCGTACGACACGGGCTTTGACGAGAACTCGCACGTTATGCGCTTCTCGGCCGTGGCTCGAGAGATCCAGACGACGGCGAACCTGACCAAGACGACCACCTCGTTGAAGCGCCAGATCAGCACGCAGTTCAATGCTGTCAAGCATGCCTTTGGCGGTGGACAGAAGATCAAGGTTGTCGTTCCTGTCATGCGCCctccgtcgacgacgccataCGCTCGCCAGAGCACCatgcctccgccgcctgtgCCTCCCAAGGCTGCCAGCCGCTCCGttcgcccgcccacccctgcccagcccgagcccgagcccgaggttgaggagtttgtcgaggaggagatcgaggtcgtcgaggaagacgccgaggaagaggaggacgatgatGAGAAGGATGCCCTTGTCGACTACCTCtttgagcagctcgccgacctcaagaCCCAGCTGTACGAGAGCGAGATGCGCAACGCCAcactcgaggtcgagatccGCGAGGAAGTGTCACACGAGGTCCAGGAGACCATCCAGCGGATGCAGGCCGAGTTCCAGCGCCGTATCCAGCTCCAGGCGATCTctggcgaggagaaggcagACATGAAGCTCGACATTCTCCAGCGCACCATGGGCCACGTCCAGTCGGACGTCGACACCTCGTTTGACCAGAGCTTTgcctcggccgacgagaccCTT GACTCTGACAgcggcgacacgacgcgcCTCTCGGACCCCTTCGCCATGGAAGCGCCGCGTGGCGAGTctgacgacgagtcggagcTCGAGATTGACGAGTCACTCGTCATGTCTGAGGCTGctgacgaggacgaagacCCCCTGGCCGAGTCTGTTGCCCACAACTCGGTTgtccatgtcgacgaggttgacCCTGTCGTCCACGTTGGCGAAGTCGACTCGGTCGTGCCGTCTGCGGCGCAGTCtgatgtcgaggacgtcgacgacgaggaggaggacgatgaggaagaTGATGACACGGAGGGTGAAGACGACAGCGAAgagctggaggaggacgacgagagcgaggagctcgaggaggacagcgaggatgacagcgaggaagaggaggaagaggaggaggagatgggCGACTCGTCAttcgccgcctcgtccgtgtcctcTGCCCCGTCGTCTCCGcaacccgcccgccgccgcgccacccagAGCCCGTCGAAGAAGTTGGCCACTCCTCGCAAGTCGGCCGCCCCTCGCCTGTCCAAGTTTacgcccgcgtcgacgccgttaGGCGAGAGCctgcgccagctgcgccttggcgaggacgacgacgaggatgacgttGCGCCGCTCGTCAAGTCTGTCAAGAAGAAGAG GACCCTGGGCAAGCGCGTCgccaccgaggacgagatcgaggcggcggccgagcgcaaTCTTGGCGGCGCTGAAGTGCGCCGCATGGTGCGCAACTAA
- the qutD_0 gene encoding putative quinate permease: protein MGGFQIVEDRPTPKAVYNARIYTLALVCCTFGLAQKYPLKHELTPPPAFGALTFGYDGAFVGTTIARKSFQDAHGITQMSADRKRQTISNLTSVYLSGAFFGALFAWPAMETLGRRFPLQVAAVVFNVGAILMFASDHSLAMQYAGRVITGLAVGCFTAVIPTFISELSPPAIRGQLTGFFEIMYQAGALVGFWINFGINTHMDVTSTKSWKIPMAIQLIPGGLLGIGTFFLKESPAFLLRKGRDEEALAILTWIRKLPSDSQYIQEEVGMVRSVMREEATLGGGKGQGGIMGYLRGAFGEIIHVKSTRHRIIVTFFMFLFQNFSGAVVINYYSPTIFKSIGISNVALYTGIYGLIKAVGSFIFFLFIVDRSGRRKPWLISAAACTLCLIYLGVFVKIAHPTDGVPLSKSSKAGANAAIFFIMTYSMFWSFGGNGLPWIVSSEIFPIRLRSLTGSFAAMCQWLASFASTMAALDLQLKLKWGLFIFFAGCCFATFVFTYFWVPDTKGIPIECMDALFAGPSRHMQFRQKKVFPPDGIPPYPDRALNSLSYASSLQKQHTEVSEHESKVGAEIA from the exons ATGGGCGGGTTCCAGATTGTAGAGGACCGCCCCACCCCAAAGGCCGTCTACAACGCGCGCATCTacaccctcgccctcgtaTGCTGTACGTTTGGTTTGGCACAGAAGTATCCTTTGAAACATGAGCTCACGCCGCCCCCAGCCTTCGGCGCTCTGACATTCGGCTATGATGGTG CGTTTGTCGGGACAACCATCGCGCGCAAGTCGTTCCAGGACGCACACGGCATCACGCAGATGAGCGCCGACCGCAAGCGACAGACAATATCCAACCTCACGTCCGTGTACCTGTCGGGCGCGTTCTTTGGCGCACTGTTCGCGTGGCCCGCGATGGAGACGCTCGGGCGCCGGTTCCCGCTCCaggtcgccgcggtcgtgTTCAACGTCGGCGCCATCCTCATGTTCGCGTCCGACCATTCCCTGGCGATGCAGTACGCCGGCCGTGTGATCACCGGCCTCGCTGTCGGGTGCTTCACGGCGGTGATCCCGACGTTCATCTCCGAGCTGTCGCCTCCAGCTATCCGCGGCCAGCTGACGGGCTTCTTCGAAATCATGTAccaggccggcgcgctcgtcggttTCTGGATCAACTTTGGCATCAACACGCACATGGACGTGACGAGCACAAAGTCGTGGAAGATCCCCATGGCCATCCAGCTGATCCCTGGCGGCCTGCTGGGCATCGGCACCTTCTTCCTCAAAGAGTCGCCCGCGTTTCTCCTCCGCAAAGGAagggacgaggaggcgctcgctATCCTCACTTGGATCCGCAAGCTCCCCTCAGACTCCCAGTACATCCAGGAGGAGGTCGGTATGGTCCGGTCCGTCATGCGTGAAGAGGCGACCCTCGGAGGGGGCAAGGGGCAGGGCGGCATCATGGGCTACCTCCGTGGCGCGTTTGGCGAGATTATCCACGTCAAGAGCACGCGCCACAGGATCATAGTCACCTTCTTCATGTTCCTCTTCCAGAACTTTAGCGGTGCGGTCGTCATCAACTACTACTCGCCGACCATCTTCAAGTCGATCGGTATCAGCAATGTCGCGCTGTACACGGGCATATACGGTTTGATCAAGGCTGTCGGCTCGTTCATCTTCTTCCTGTTCATTGTCGACAGGTCCGGCAGGCGGAAACCCTGGCTCatctcggcggccgcgtgcACCTTGTGCCTCATCTACCTTGGCGTCTTTGTCAAGATCGCGCACCCGACCGACGGTGTGCCGCTGTCAAAGTCGTCCAAGGCAGGCGCCAACGCGGCCATCTTCTTCATCATGACGTACTCCATGTTCTGGTCCTTTGGCGGCAACGGCCTGCCGTGGATCGTGAGCAGCGAGATCTTCCCGATCCGCCTGCGGTCCCTCACTGGCTCATTCGCCGCCATGTGCCAGTGGCTCGCGTCGTTTGCGTCGACCatggccgcgctcgacctgcaaCTGAAGCTAAAGTGGGGTCTGTTCATCTTCTTCGCCGGGTGCTGCTTTGCGACATTCGTCTTCACCTACTTTTGGGTGCCCGACACCAAGGGCATTCCGATCGAGTGCATGGACGCGCTGTTCGCCGGCCCGAGCAGGCACATGCAGTTCCGCCAGAAGAAGGTCTTCCCGCCCGACGGCATCCCACCGTACCCCGACCGGGCGCTCAACTCGCTGTCGTATGCGTCGTCCCTGCAGAAGCAGCACACCGAGGTGTCTGAGCACGAGTCAAAGGTTGGGGCCGAGATTGCGTAG
- the BNA2 gene encoding Indoleamine 2,3-dioxygenase produces MAADHPIDHPLAALPPGHFLALPPTFSNDPNTSLSTTSHAAPGLAPNVASLAAADFDVDVRTGFLPGSANVARLPAPYDVWEDALDAAAGTRVGDGLRLNGGRGDKEMSWRAAVASLPTLDIAGLNDLPLLRRAHIVLAFLTHFYVHCAPAATPTSPHTVPASISVPLLATSRLVGLPPILTYADTVLWNVLPEDPDRPTNLANNPPERTLATFTNTRSEAMFYLVSAECEAAGAAALALMRQCLDELFLADELALRRLTVYLRQLAVLIDRVGDITLRMNTEVDPEEFYHLIRPWFRGGDADGPGSPGWLFLGTEHEAHEAENTFAPASAGRKFSGPSAGQSSLVHAFDIFLTVDHSERDEEAEPAPSDDPDAPPIRLNAVPVLPEHVAEAEAEAKAAPPNPHARPGTTAPGGAVEATFLQRMLQYMPLPHRTFLLHLSSHPTPLRPLVLARKDTHPALANAYDGALAALRRFRDKHMRVVSRFIIQQARRQPSARVRALLGQEDEPEEEIEVHVDGLRGTGGTPLIRFLKRCRDNTSRAMVTSS; encoded by the coding sequence ATGGCAGCCGACCACCCCATCGAccacccgctcgcggcgctcccGCCGGGCcacttcctcgccctcccgccGACCTTCTCCAACGACCCCAACACCTCGCTCAGCACTACCTCGCACGCGGCGCCAGGGCTCGCGCCCaacgtcgcctcgctcgccgcagcagaCTTTGACGTCGACGTCCGCACGGGCTTCTTGCCCGGCAGCGCAaacgtcgcgcgcctcccTGCGCCCTACGACGTGTgggaggacgcgctcgacgccgcggccggcacTCGCGTCGGAGATGGCCTCCGCCTCAACGGAGGGCGTGGGGACAAGGAAATGTCTTGGCGCGCAGCGGTGGCATCTCTGCCGACGCTTGATATTGCCGGGCTCAACGACCTCccgctcctccgccgcgcgcacatTGTGCTCGCGTTCCTCACCCACTTTTATGTGCACTGCGCACCGGCGGCAACGCCCACGTCGCCGCAcacggtgccggcgtcgatcagcgtgccgctgctggcgacctcgcgcctcgtcggcctgcccCCGATCCTGACGTACGCCGACACGGTGCTGTGGAATGTCCTCCCCGAGGATCCGGACCGCCCGACCAACCTGGCCAACAACCCGCCGGAGCGCACGCTTGCGACGTTCACAAACACTCGCTCCGAGGCCATGTTCTACCTCGTCAGCGCAGAgtgcgaggccgccggcgccgccgcccttgcgcTCATGCGTCAGTGTCTCGACGAATTgttcctcgccgacgagctcgccctgcGCCGTCTGACAGTGTACCTCCGCCAGCTGGCCGTTCTCATCGACCGCGTGGGTGACATCACGCTGAGGATGAacaccgaggtcgaccccgaggagtTCTACCACCTCATCCGACCATGgttccgcggcggcgacgccgacggacCTGGTTCGCCCGGCTGGCTCTTCCTCGGTACGGAACACGAGGCccacgaggccgagaacaCATTTGCGCCGGCAAGCGCTGGGCGCAAGTTCTCTGGACCGTCTGCTGGCCAGTCGTCCCTCGTCCACGCCTTTGACATCTTCCTCACCGTCGACCACTCGGAGCGGGACGAAGAGGCAGAGCCTGCGCCGTCGGACGACCCAGACGCGCCCCCGATCCGGCTGAACGCGGTGCCCGTGCTGCCagagcacgtcgccgaggccgaggctgaggccaaggccgccccgcccaacCCGCACGCACGACCGGGAACCACGGCACCCGGCGGAGCCGTCGAGGCGACCTTCCTCCAGCGCATGCTGCAGTacatgccgctgccgcacCGCACCTTCCTGCTGCACCTGTCGTCGCacccgacgccgctgcgcccgctcgtcctcgcaCGCAAGGACACGCACCCGGCGCTCGCGAACGCgtacgacggcgcgctggccgccCTCCGCAGGTTTAGGGACAAGCACATGCGTGTCGTGTCGCGCTTCATCATCcagcaggcgcggcggcagccctCGGCGCGTGTGCGTGCCCTCCTCGGgcaggaggacgagccggAGGAGGAGATCGAGGTGCACGTCGACGGGCTGCGCGGTACAggcggcacgccgctcaTCCGCTTCCTGAAGCGGTGCCGGGATaacacgtcgcgcgccatgGTGACGAGCAGCTAG